In a single window of the Bradyrhizobium erythrophlei genome:
- a CDS encoding DUF2924 domain-containing protein, whose translation MSREELEAEIEQIRSLPIDEVRALWRQTFKSQPPVALGKDMLGRMIAYHIQEKALGGLSRASLRLLDDFERGKPAIETAHRRLKPGTVLVREYQGERHSVVVASDGFVWREETYASLSVVARLITGTNWNGPKFFGMRLNGGKADKPGAAVHSPSRRSKVRTQ comes from the coding sequence ATGTCCCGGGAGGAGCTTGAGGCAGAGATCGAACAGATCCGATCTCTGCCGATCGATGAGGTCAGGGCGCTTTGGCGGCAAACATTCAAATCGCAACCGCCCGTCGCACTCGGGAAGGACATGTTGGGACGCATGATTGCCTACCACATTCAGGAGAAGGCGCTCGGCGGGCTCAGCCGGGCGTCGCTGCGACTTTTAGACGACTTCGAACGGGGCAAACCCGCGATCGAAACAGCCCATCGACGTTTAAAGCCGGGCACGGTTCTGGTTCGAGAATATCAGGGCGAGCGACATTCGGTTGTTGTGGCATCGGACGGATTCGTCTGGCGGGAGGAGACATATGCCAGCCTGTCGGTCGTCGCACGCCTGATAACCGGCACCAATTGGAATGGCCCAAAATTCTTTGGCATGCGGCTGAATGGCGGCAAAGCGGACAAGCCGGGGGCAGCTGTGCACAGCCCCTCTCGGCGCAGCAAAGTGCGCACGCAATGA
- a CDS encoding DUF3489 domain-containing protein: protein MAASKHKSSFAKTPRRLGHPAKRPTTDRASSKVKSRLSPALKPKSGSFSPTPSKAIEAGSSKQSAVLEMLRKPGGATIHTIMKFTGWQQHSVRGFFASTVRKKLGLNLVSDKSGGERTYRLTGSRPSRKG from the coding sequence ATGGCCGCCAGTAAACATAAGTCCAGTTTCGCAAAGACACCACGCAGACTAGGGCATCCAGCAAAGCGCCCGACCACGGACCGGGCATCGTCGAAGGTCAAGTCGAGGTTATCTCCGGCACTGAAGCCAAAATCCGGCTCCTTCAGCCCGACGCCGTCGAAGGCGATTGAAGCCGGATCATCCAAGCAGTCCGCTGTGCTGGAGATGCTGCGCAAGCCCGGTGGTGCGACAATTCACACAATCATGAAGTTTACTGGCTGGCAGCAACACTCGGTACGCGGTTTCTTTGCTAGCACCGTGCGTAAGAAGCTGGGTTTGAATCTCGTGTCGGATAAATCGGGCGGTGAACGAACCTACCGTCTCACCGGCAGCAGGCCATCGCGGAAGGGATGA
- a CDS encoding recombinase family protein yields the protein MTPQSPKRQRCAIYTRKSTEHNLDLEFNSLDAQREACEAYIKSQAHEGWRLIPDHFDDGGLSGASLNRPSLQRLLNEVSDGKIDIILVYKVDRLTRSLADFAKLVELFDQHGVSFVSITQSFNTTSSMGRLTLNVLLSFAQFEREVIGERVRDKIAASKRKGLWVGGPVPLGYATEGKKLVVAPVEAKIVRTIFALYLEVDSVAALAEILERKGIRTKVRPLSNGESKGGISFGVGALAHLLRNRFYIGQIDYRGEIHAGEHEAILDRPLFDRVQAKLKKNAVDRAMRLKGSPALLMGRIFDDVGNRMTPSHSNKRGIRYRYYVSHAVIQGRRRQAGTVRRVPAAEIEDIVLGVVRQSLASRSPENIPSDQSAVVARIHQIIVKPEAVEIELLETETTLTNTSSEKQKSKEAPSANSNTITIPWTAPAFVAVKGIVHAPSTNSATLTPDARDLLLGAIARARRWIDDITSGKLKSFDDIAKKERKVERHIRLLAPLAFVAPSIVQSIIEATAPANLTVTELAKSSVHSWCRQQHLLKVSRKR from the coding sequence ATGACACCCCAATCACCGAAACGGCAGCGCTGCGCGATCTACACCCGGAAATCAACCGAACATAACCTTGACCTCGAGTTCAACTCGCTGGATGCGCAGCGGGAAGCCTGTGAGGCCTATATAAAGAGCCAGGCCCATGAAGGCTGGAGACTCATCCCTGACCATTTTGACGATGGCGGGCTCTCCGGCGCATCCCTGAACCGTCCATCGCTGCAGCGGTTACTCAACGAAGTCAGCGACGGCAAGATCGATATCATCCTGGTCTATAAGGTCGATCGATTGACCCGCTCGCTTGCCGACTTCGCCAAGCTGGTCGAGCTATTCGATCAGCACGGTGTCTCCTTTGTCTCGATCACCCAGTCGTTTAATACTACAAGCAGCATGGGCCGCCTGACCCTCAATGTGCTGCTGTCATTTGCCCAATTCGAGCGAGAGGTAATTGGCGAACGGGTTCGAGACAAGATTGCGGCGTCCAAGCGGAAGGGCCTGTGGGTCGGAGGGCCTGTTCCGCTCGGCTATGCCACCGAGGGCAAGAAGCTGGTTGTAGCCCCTGTTGAGGCTAAAATCGTCCGTACGATTTTTGCCCTCTACCTTGAGGTCGATTCTGTCGCGGCCCTTGCTGAAATTCTGGAGCGCAAGGGAATTCGGACGAAAGTCAGGCCACTATCTAATGGAGAAAGCAAGGGCGGGATTTCGTTCGGGGTCGGTGCCCTCGCACACCTGCTCCGTAACCGGTTTTACATTGGCCAGATCGATTATCGTGGCGAGATCCATGCCGGGGAGCACGAGGCTATCCTGGACCGGCCGCTCTTCGATAGGGTCCAAGCCAAACTGAAGAAGAACGCGGTCGATCGTGCAATGCGTCTGAAGGGTTCGCCGGCGCTGCTGATGGGACGGATTTTTGATGACGTGGGCAATCGGATGACGCCGAGCCACTCCAACAAACGCGGCATACGATACCGCTATTACGTCTCGCATGCCGTGATCCAGGGACGCAGGCGTCAGGCCGGCACGGTCAGGCGTGTTCCCGCAGCCGAGATCGAAGATATCGTTTTGGGAGTAGTTCGGCAGAGTTTGGCGAGCCGCAGTCCGGAAAACATCCCCTCGGATCAGAGTGCTGTTGTTGCGCGGATCCACCAAATCATTGTGAAGCCAGAGGCCGTCGAGATTGAGCTCCTCGAGACTGAAACCACGTTAACGAATACAAGCTCCGAAAAGCAGAAGAGTAAGGAAGCTCCATCAGCAAACTCAAACACGATTACGATACCTTGGACTGCCCCCGCGTTCGTCGCGGTTAAAGGCATCGTTCACGCGCCTTCAACTAACAGCGCCACATTGACCCCGGACGCGCGCGATTTGCTCCTGGGCGCAATTGCTAGGGCGAGGCGCTGGATCGACGACATCACCTCGGGGAAGTTGAAATCATTCGACGATATCGCCAAGAAAGAGAGAAAAGTCGAACGTCATATTCGCCTGCTTGCACCTCTCGCCTTCGTCGCACCATCTATTGTCCAGTCCATCATCGAAGCAACCGCACCTGCCAACCTCACAGTTACCGAACTTGCGAAATCGTCCGTGCACTCCTGGTGCCGACAACAACACCTGCTCAAGGTAAGTCGGAAGCGCTAA